In Ipomoea triloba cultivar NCNSP0323 chromosome 15, ASM357664v1, one genomic interval encodes:
- the LOC116007647 gene encoding zinc finger protein GIS-like has translation MDTATRDFMSVDSFSQLPFMRPQPPLKEKPIRLFGREFGGDDENAPGIIMSRRFECQYCCRNFPTSQALGGHQNAHKRERQHAKRAHFHAAMIIGGGSNYRLHSAPAATPFFPTAARVYGSRIAGGYGAASPYSQTPIDGSPLPLWRLPTVQHSSSSSHNHRLIQPPPLLANAPPSVTVMSSSNARQIGRYGFEPKPSVKDHNVSLDLRL, from the coding sequence ATGGATACGGCTACTCGCGACTTCATGAGCGTCGACTCCTTCTCTCAGCTTCCCTTTATGCGTCCGCAGCCGCCGCTCAAGGAGAAGCCGATTAGGCTTTTCGGGCGAGAATTCGGCGGCGACGATGAGAACGCGCCGGGAATAATAATGAGCCGGAGATTTGAGTGCCAGTACTGTTGCCGGAACTTCCCAACTTCTCAGGCCCTCGGCGGCCACCAGAACGCCCACAAGCGCGAACGCCAGCACGCCAAACGGGCCCACTTCCACGCCGCAATGATCATCGGCGGCGGCTCAAATTACCGGCTCCATTCCGCGCCGGCGGCTACTCCTTTTTTTCCGACTGCGGCTAGGGTTTACGGGAGCCGAATCGCCGGCGGCTACGGTGCGGCTAGTCCTTACTCTCAAACTCCGATCGATGGGAGTCCACTGCCGCTATGGCGGCTCCCGACGGTTCAACATAGTTCTTCTTCATCTCATAACCACCGTTTGATTCAGCCGCCGCCGTTGTTAGCTAACGCGCCGCCGTCTGTGACGGTGATGAGTAGCTCTAATGCGCGTCAAATCGGACGGTACGGGTTTGAGCCAAAACCAAGCGTGAAAGATCACAACGTGAGTTTAGATCTACGCTTGTAA